TTAGTTAAAAAAATCTATGGGCAAATTATTCTTAGCAGCCATTAAAGAAGAAACGATTGGATTAGACTATTTTAATCACGTTGGGGTAGGAAAAATTAATGCAACTTACAACACATTAAAATTAATTAATATTCATAAACCAAAACTAATTATTAATTATGGTACTGCAGGAGCGATTAATACTAAGCTAAAAGGAATCGTTGAGTGCACTAAATTCTATCAAAGAGATATGGATGTCAGAGGGTTAGATTTTGAATTGGGAGAGACACCTTTTGATAAAATTAAAGAAATTATTACATCAAAAGATGGTTATTCTTGCGGAACAGGAGATAGCTTTGTTAATAAAAAAATAGATATGGAAGTTGATATAGTTGATATGGAAGCCTACGCTATTGCAAAAGTTTGTAAGTTGGAAAATATTGAATTTAAATGTTTTAAATACATATCTGATAATGCAGATGAAAATGCTGACAATGATTGGGATAAAAATCTAGCAAAAGGGGCCATGACATTTGCTAGCTTAATAAGTACTCAGTTTTAATTTAATAAGTAAAATATCAAAAAATTCATTAATTGTTGAAAATTATCAATACACCTATATAAAATCTTCAAATTTAATATTAATAAAAAATTATAAGAGGGAATAATTTTTATGACTAAAGTAGGTGAGCATATAACTTTAGACATTATAGGCACTACTCAAGAGTATGACCCTTCAGTCTACGAAAATGTAATTCGTAAAATTGCAAAAGCTGCAGAAGTT
The nucleotide sequence above comes from Candidatus Pelagibacter giovannonii. Encoded proteins:
- a CDS encoding 5'-methylthioadenosine/S-adenosylhomocysteine nucleosidase; protein product: MGKLFLAAIKEETIGLDYFNHVGVGKINATYNTLKLINIHKPKLIINYGTAGAINTKLKGIVECTKFYQRDMDVRGLDFELGETPFDKIKEIITSKDGYSCGTGDSFVNKKIDMEVDIVDMEAYAIAKVCKLENIEFKCFKYISDNADENADNDWDKNLAKGAMTFASLISTQF